The sequence below is a genomic window from Bacteroidales bacterium.
AACCAGTATACCGAATAACCGCCGTAACTAGCGCCTACTGCGCCAAGATGCGCTTTGTCAACATAAGATTCGGCTGAAACCGTATCAATTGCAGTCAGATAATCTTTCATATTCTGACCGCCGTAATCCTGTGCAATCTGGTCGTTCCACTCTGTGCCGAATGTTGGAAGTCCGCGCCTGTTGGGAGCTACAACAATATAATCATTTGCTGCCATCATTTGAAAATTCCAGCGGTATGACCAGAACTGGCTAACTGCGCTTTGCGGACCACCTTCACAATAAAGCAATGCAGGATATTTTTTTGTTTTGTCGAAGTTGGGCGGATAGATAACCCAAACCAACATTTTCTTTTTATCGGTCGTAGTGATCCAGCGTTCTTCAACTTTTCCGAGTTTAATGGTATCGAGTATTGATTTATTAGTAAACGTAATTTGTGTTTCAACAAAATTATTTTTTACTTTTTCAACTTTGAAAATTTCTGTAGGTAATGACATCGACATTTTAGTTCCGGTAATTAATGTCTGGAGATTTTTAGATTTTCCAGGTTTGTATGATGCAACTTCAATTCCTGTATAATCATGAGTTCCCTTGGTTATCTGTGTAATTTGTTTAGTAGTTATATTAATTGAAAAGATTTGGTATGTAGCATTTTTACCACTAATAAAATAAATGATATTATTATCTACCGGATCCCATCTGAAATTAGAAGAACCTTCATCAAATTTTTCTGATAAGTCTGTATGTTGCCTGGTTGCTATATCGTAAAGCATGATTTGTTTTTTGTCCGATTCATAACTTGCGGTTTTCATACTGCTCCAAACTATTTTTTTTCCGTCGGGAGAAAAGGCTGCATCCTGATCATATCCAGGCATTCCATCGCTGATGTTGGTGGTGAGCTTTGTTTCAATATTGTAAATATAAATATCGGAATTTGTACTTAACGCATCTTCTTTTCCATTTAATTTCTTACAGGTGTATGCGATTTGCTTTCCGTCAGGACTCCATGTTATTTGTTCCATGCCACCGAAAGGAGTGAGCGGACAATCATATTTTTCATCTTTCATGATATCCGTATATGAACTTATTTTTTTTGTTGAATCGTATGAAGTAAAGCATACATGACTGTATGAGCAATCAGTCCATGAATCCCAGTGGCGATACATCAGGTCGCTGTAAAGCATTGCATTTGCTTTTGGAAGGTCGGGATAAATTTCATTTAAAGTTTTATCGAGTTTTACATCTTTGATGAAAAGGAAATTCTTCAATGTTGGCGAATATGCAAAACCATTTATACCGTCTTCAATTTCGGTGATCTGTTTTTTATTACTGCCATCCGGATTCATTTCCCAAACCTGTGTGCTGCCGCTTGCTGAGGAGATGTATGCAATTTTTTTCCCGTCGGGACGCCATACCGCATTGAATTCACTTTCTTTTGTATCGGTTAATTTCTTTGGTGTTCCGCCGTTTGATGTAATTGTGTATATATCGCTGTTGCCATTGTTCTCCGCAAGGTTAAAGTATTTAACAACATATAAAATAGTTTTTCCATCTGGCGATAATTGCATTTCATTAATCCTGCCAAACTTCCATAGAAGCTCCGGCGTAAGCTTATTTTGTGCATTTGCAATAACTGTAATTGCAAAAAGCGAAAGAATAAAAAATATTTTTTTCATATGTTTTGGTTGTTTGATTTCTTGCTGATAAAATTTATTTTTTTAAACATTGAACATTAAACAAATTTATTTAACTGATGCATCAATACGATTCAGCCCTTTAATAGGCATTTCGTAATTGGGCTTTAAATCAAGAGCTTTGTCATAATCAGCTTTTGCGCTGGTATAATCTTTTATCAGTTCATATGCATAACCGCGATTGTAATACGCTTCAGCATATTTTGCATCACAGGCGATAGCGTTAGTAAAATGTTTGATAGCTTGTTTGTAATCCAAAAGATATACGAGGTTAATATATCCCAGGTTATAATGTGCCTGTTTATATTTTGAATTGAGCTGAAGGACTTTGTCATATTCAGCAACAGCTTCTTCAAATTGTTCAACATCCTGGTAATAGACAGCAATATTAAAATGTGCTTCAATACTTTTGGGATTTAGTTTTATGGCATTGTTATAATAATCTTCTGCAAGTTTGCTTTTCTTTATTGCATAAAGCATTCCCAGCTGTATGTATGCATGATAATAATCTGCATCCTGGTCAATGGTGGTTTGAAAATTTGTAACAGCCTTTGCAGTATCGCCCATTAATTTATATGTCATTCCCCGCATATAGTAAGCTTTAGCATTTATCTTATCGATGTCTAGCGCTTTGGTTATGTATTCCAGTGTGCTTTTGTATTCGTCAAAATAAAGCTGCAATTCGGCATATTTTAATAATGCATTAGCATTTTTTGCATCGAGTTGCATTGCTTTTTCGATAGACTTTTTGCAATTGCTTATTTTTCCTTTTCCAAAATAAATATCGGAAAGTGTAAGGAAATAATCGGCTTTTGATGAATCGAGGTTTAGCGCAGTGCGGATATCAGCGAAGGCTTCATCAAGTTTTGCAATATCATAAAGAAGGATTGCACGCTTATTATATAATTCCGGATTATTGGGGTCGGCAGCTATTTCTTTATTAACCTTGGCAATTTCAGGTGATAGTGTATCGGAGATTTTCAACGTATCGCTTGATAAAGTTTTTTTATCACCGCCACTGCATGAAATAAAAGCTGATGAAATAATTATAGAAATAAAAAATGCAGATAAAATATTTTTCATAAAAGAATTAAATAAAGAAGTCCCGCATCATGCGGGACTTTATGTTAATTATTATTATTTGCTATTGCTTCACGGATTTTGGCTTCAATTTCCTCGCATAATTCGGGGTTGTCGAGCAGAACTTGTTTAACAGCTTCACGTCCCTGTGCCAGCTTGCTATCGCCATAACTGAACCATGAACCGCTTTTTTTAATAATGTTATGTTCGGTTCCAAGGTCAATGATCTCACCTATTTTAGAAATTCCTTCACCATATATCAAATCGAATTCAGCAACGCGGAATGGGGGAGCGACTTTATTTTTCACAACTTTAACTTTTACGCGGTTGCCGATTACGTTTTCTCCTTCTTTAATTTGACTGATACGGCGAATGTCAAGCCTTACCGAAGCATAGAATTTTAGGGCATTTCCACCTGTTGTAGTTTCGGGGTTGCCAAACATCACACCAATTTTTTCGCGTAACTGGTTGATGAAAATACAGCAGCATCCTGTTTTGCTAATTGTGGAAGTAAGTTTACGTAATGCCTGCGACATTAAGCGCGCCTGCAATCCCATTTTGGAATCGCCCATCTCGCCTTCAATTTCACTTTTAGGTGTAAGTGCGGCAACAGAGTCAATAACGATAATATCAATGGCGCCTGAACGTATAAGGTTTTCGGTGATTTCAAGAGCTTGTTCTCCGTTATCGGGTTGCGAAATAAGAAGGTTGGTAATGTCAACACCGAGTTTTTGCGCATACAATCTGTCGAAAGCGTGCTCTGCATCAATGAAAGCAGCAATGCCACCTTTTTTCTGAACTTCTGCTAAGGCATGAATGGCAAGAGTAGTTTTTCCTGAAGCTTCAGGGCCGTATATCTCGATAACTCTTCCTTTGGGCAATCCGCCTATACCTAAAGCTATATCAAGCGAAATAGAACCGGTTGAAATAAATTCAATATCATCAATAGCATTATCGCCTAATTTCATTATAGTACCTTTGCCGTATGTCTTTTCAAGTTTATCCAGAGTCAGCTGCAAAGCTTTCATCTTTTCGTTCGTTTCTTTCGTTTCTTTGTTGGTTTCTTTTTCTTTGCTCATATAATTTTTTTTTTAATTTTCTGTGAAATATTTTTTTCAAAAATACCATTTTTTTATTCCAGTATTTGTGATGTGTGATTTTTTGTGTCAACTTTAGTGATGATTTTTTCAACAATGCCTTTTTCATCAATAATAAATGTAGTTCGTAGTATGCCCATGAATTCACGCCCCATGAATTTCTTTTTCCCCCATACTCCGTATGCTTCTATGATTTTCTTTTCTGTGTCGGCAATTAATGGAAATGGGAGTTGATATTTTTCAATGAATTTCTGGTGCGATTTTTCATTGTCAGCGCTGATGCCGATAACAACATATCCTTTATTAAGAAAACTATGATAATTATCCTTCAGGTTGCATGCTTCCTGGGTACAACCGGGAGTACTGTCTTTAGGGTAAAAATACAGAACTGTTTTTTTTCCTTTGAAATCTTTTAAAGAAATATTATTTCCATTTTGGTCTTTTCCTGTGAAATCAGGAGCAGTATCACCTTCTTTTATATTTGTCATGATTTTTTTCTTTATTAAAGTACCTGCAAATATTTGTTATTCCGCATTCACTGCATTTAGGTTTTCTTGCTATGCAAACATATCGTCCGTGAAGAATAAGCCAATGATGTGCAGTGGATATTTTATCTTTTGGTAAATTTTTTACCAGTTGTTTTTCAGTTTCAAGCGGTGTATACGAATTTGTTGTAAGCCCAATTCTTTCCGAAACCCTGAATACATGTGTGTCTACTGCCATGGTAGGCTTTTTGAAAACTACTGATGCGATCACATTAGCTGTTTTTCGCCCTACACCGGGAAGCTTTTGTAAATCATCAATATCAGAAGGTATTTCACCATTAAAATTTTCAATTAATGCTTTTGCCATTTCAACAAGATGACGTGCTTTATTATTAGGATAGGAGCACGTTTTAATAAATTCAAACACTTCTGTATAATTACTTTTTGCCAGTGAAGCTGGATTCGGAAATTTTTTGAACAAAGCAGGTGTTATCATATTCACACGCTTGTCGGTACACTGGGCTGATAAAATTACAGCGATCAAGAGATGAAAAGCATTTTTATAGTGCAATTCGGTATCTGCATTTGGTGCATTTTCGCTGAAGTACTCAACAAATTTTTTATATCGTTCAGTTTTTAGCATAAAATGAAAACAAAAATACATTTTTCATCCAGAAAATTATAAAATGTTGATAAGTAATTAAGCTGTTGATTTGGCAAGGTAACAATGACGGAATTGGACAATTATGAATGCGCTATCGGTATTAGGTTATAAATAAAAATGATAAATAAATAATACTAAATAGAAAGATAGTGAAAATGAGAGAAGTTATTTAGAATTGAAAAGTTTATAGTAACGTTACTCTGCCCGTTATCTTATGTTCATTCCCATCGATATCCTTATAGTAAATAAGCCACACATATACACCCATAGGGCATACTCTGTTAGATCCTTCAGGCTTCCCATCCCAACCTTGAGATAAATAGTTTGTTTTATAAATCTGTTCACCCCATCTGTCATAAATATACATTGTAAAATCATCAGGGCTTATATTTGTTCCGATAGGGAAAAATACATCATTTGTACCATTACCATTTGGGGTAAAAGCATTAGGGATAAAAATTGTAGTAAGTTCCTTTACTATCAATGTATGTGCAACGGAGTCAATGCAACCGTATGAGTTTGATGAAACCAGCCAGATAGTATATGTTCCCGGTCCTGAAAAAACATGCTCAGGAGTTTGACCG
It includes:
- a CDS encoding S9 family peptidase — translated: MKKIFFILSLFAITVIANAQNKLTPELLWKFGRINEMQLSPDGKTILYVVKYFNLAENNGNSDIYTITSNGGTPKKLTDTKESEFNAVWRPDGKKIAYISSASGSTQVWEMNPDGSNKKQITEIEDGINGFAYSPTLKNFLFIKDVKLDKTLNEIYPDLPKANAMLYSDLMYRHWDSWTDCSYSHVCFTSYDSTKKISSYTDIMKDEKYDCPLTPFGGMEQITWSPDGKQIAYTCKKLNGKEDALSTNSDIYIYNIETKLTTNISDGMPGYDQDAAFSPDGKKIVWSSMKTASYESDKKQIMLYDIATRQHTDLSEKFDEGSSNFRWDPVDNNIIYFISGKNATYQIFSINITTKQITQITKGTHDYTGIEVASYKPGKSKNLQTLITGTKMSMSLPTEIFKVEKVKNNFVETQITFTNKSILDTIKLGKVEERWITTTDKKKMLVWVIYPPNFDKTKKYPALLYCEGGPQSAVSQFWSYRWNFQMMAANDYIVVAPNRRGLPTFGTEWNDQIAQDYGGQNMKDYLTAIDTVSAESYVDKAHLGAVGASYGGYSVYWLAGNHNKRFKAFIAHCGMFDFKSWYGSTEEMWFANHDLGGAYWKNPQPKSYDFSPSNFVGKWDTPILVIEGGNDFRIPYTQGMEAFNAAQLQGIPSEFLFFPEESHFVLKPQNSVLWQRTFFAWLDKWLKTDK
- the bcp gene encoding thioredoxin-dependent thiol peroxidase produces the protein MTNIKEGDTAPDFTGKDQNGNNISLKDFKGKKTVLYFYPKDSTPGCTQEACNLKDNYHSFLNKGYVVIGISADNEKSHQKFIEKYQLPFPLIADTEKKIIEAYGVWGKKKFMGREFMGILRTTFIIDEKGIVEKIITKVDTKNHTSQILE
- the recA gene encoding recombinase RecA, with amino-acid sequence MSKEKETNKETKETNEKMKALQLTLDKLEKTYGKGTIMKLGDNAIDDIEFISTGSISLDIALGIGGLPKGRVIEIYGPEASGKTTLAIHALAEVQKKGGIAAFIDAEHAFDRLYAQKLGVDITNLLISQPDNGEQALEITENLIRSGAIDIIVIDSVAALTPKSEIEGEMGDSKMGLQARLMSQALRKLTSTISKTGCCCIFINQLREKIGVMFGNPETTTGGNALKFYASVRLDIRRISQIKEGENVIGNRVKVKVVKNKVAPPFRVAEFDLIYGEGISKIGEIIDLGTEHNIIKKSGSWFSYGDSKLAQGREAVKQVLLDNPELCEEIEAKIREAIANNNN
- the nth gene encoding endonuclease III; translation: MLKTERYKKFVEYFSENAPNADTELHYKNAFHLLIAVILSAQCTDKRVNMITPALFKKFPNPASLAKSNYTEVFEFIKTCSYPNNKARHLVEMAKALIENFNGEIPSDIDDLQKLPGVGRKTANVIASVVFKKPTMAVDTHVFRVSERIGLTTNSYTPLETEKQLVKNLPKDKISTAHHWLILHGRYVCIARKPKCSECGITNICRYFNKEKNHDKYKRR
- a CDS encoding tetratricopeptide repeat protein, with the translated sequence MKNILSAFFISIIISSAFISCSGGDKKTLSSDTLKISDTLSPEIAKVNKEIAADPNNPELYNKRAILLYDIAKLDEAFADIRTALNLDSSKADYFLTLSDIYFGKGKISNCKKSIEKAMQLDAKNANALLKYAELQLYFDEYKSTLEYITKALDIDKINAKAYYMRGMTYKLMGDTAKAVTNFQTTIDQDADYYHAYIQLGMLYAIKKSKLAEDYYNNAIKLNPKSIEAHFNIAVYYQDVEQFEEAVAEYDKVLQLNSKYKQAHYNLGYINLVYLLDYKQAIKHFTNAIACDAKYAEAYYNRGYAYELIKDYTSAKADYDKALDLKPNYEMPIKGLNRIDASVK